A genome region from Alistipes dispar includes the following:
- the cysS gene encoding cysteine--tRNA ligase, which yields MDSKLVLYNTLTRRKETFEPLVAGRVGMYVCGPTVYGDPHLGHARPAVTFDLLFRYLKASGYKVRYVRNVTDVGHLEHDADEGEDKIAKKARLEQLEPMEVAHYYTERYHRAMDALNVETPSIEPYASGHIIEQIELIRRILDDGFAYVSNGSVYFDVEKYNGKYRYGRLSGRNLEDIVANTRELDGQSDKRHSYDFALWKKASPEHIMRWPSPWSEGFPGWHMECSAMSMRYLGERFDIHGGGMDLMFPHHECEIAQSTAALGHDSARYWVHNNMITINGQKMGKSLGNFITLGELFAGTHELLAQAYSPMTIRFFVLQAHYRSTLDFSNEALQAAEKGLDRLMKGIEALEKLRPAAASTVNPAELEERCRAAMDDDLNSPMVISALFDWVRTINQIADGRETISEADLDALKRTVHRYAFDILGLRDEKAAGAAAGRDYVTPLVEMLLSMRQEAKAAKDWAASDRIRDGLTAAGIRVKDRKDGSDWELE from the coding sequence ATGGATTCCAAACTCGTACTTTACAATACGCTCACCCGCCGCAAGGAGACCTTCGAGCCGCTCGTGGCCGGGCGCGTCGGCATGTATGTCTGCGGACCGACCGTTTACGGCGATCCCCACCTGGGGCATGCCCGGCCGGCGGTGACGTTCGACCTCCTGTTCCGCTACCTGAAGGCTTCGGGCTACAAGGTGCGCTACGTGCGCAACGTGACGGACGTGGGCCATCTGGAGCACGACGCTGACGAGGGCGAGGACAAGATCGCCAAGAAGGCACGGCTCGAGCAGCTCGAACCGATGGAGGTGGCGCACTACTACACGGAGCGCTACCACAGGGCGATGGATGCGCTCAACGTCGAGACGCCCTCGATCGAGCCCTACGCCTCGGGCCATATCATCGAGCAGATCGAGCTGATCCGGCGCATTCTCGACGACGGGTTCGCCTACGTCTCGAACGGGTCGGTCTATTTCGACGTCGAGAAGTACAACGGGAAATACCGCTACGGCCGCCTCTCGGGCCGCAATCTGGAGGATATCGTGGCCAACACGCGCGAACTGGACGGGCAGTCGGACAAGCGCCACTCCTACGACTTCGCGCTGTGGAAGAAGGCCTCGCCCGAACACATCATGCGCTGGCCCTCGCCGTGGAGCGAAGGATTCCCCGGCTGGCACATGGAGTGCTCGGCCATGTCGATGCGCTACCTGGGCGAGCGGTTCGACATTCACGGCGGCGGCATGGACCTGATGTTCCCGCACCACGAGTGCGAGATCGCGCAGTCCACGGCGGCGCTCGGGCACGATTCGGCACGCTATTGGGTGCACAACAACATGATTACGATCAACGGGCAGAAGATGGGCAAGTCGCTGGGCAACTTCATCACCCTCGGGGAACTGTTCGCGGGGACGCACGAGCTGCTCGCGCAGGCCTATTCGCCCATGACGATCCGCTTCTTCGTCCTGCAGGCCCACTACCGCTCGACGCTCGACTTCTCGAACGAGGCCTTGCAGGCCGCCGAGAAGGGGCTGGACCGCCTGATGAAGGGCATCGAGGCGCTGGAGAAGCTCCGCCCTGCGGCCGCTTCGACGGTGAATCCCGCGGAGCTGGAGGAGCGGTGCCGTGCGGCGATGGACGACGACCTGAACTCGCCGATGGTCATTTCGGCGCTCTTCGACTGGGTGCGGACGATCAACCAGATCGCCGACGGGCGGGAGACGATCTCGGAGGCCGACCTCGACGCGCTGAAGCGCACCGTGCACCGCTATGCGTTCGACATTCTGGGCCTGCGCGACGAGAAGGCCGCCGGTGCGGCCGCCGGGCGCGACTACGTGACGCCGCTGGTGGAGATGCTGCTCTCCATGCGGCAGGAGGCGAAGGCCGCGAAGGACTGGGCCGCGTCGGACCGCATCCGCGACGGACTCACGGCGGCCGGAATCCGCGTCAAGGACCGCAAGGACGGTTCGGACTGGGAACTGGAGTAG
- a CDS encoding cytidylate kinase-like family protein: MKELFVINIGRQLGSGGKDIGEIIARRLGVRLYDKELLTLAARQSGLCAEFFEKADEKESRSVLSTMIGYLRSPFAGDCGGVTSVLSNDALFKIQSDVIRDVAEHESCIFVGRCADYILREHPRRVDVFISASEADRIRRICARTGCTADEARAQMERGDARRAGYYNYYSSKTWGAAATYHLCIDSSVFGDEGTADFILEFASRKLNMKF, translated from the coding sequence ATGAAAGAGCTGTTCGTAATCAACATAGGCCGCCAGCTGGGCAGCGGCGGCAAGGACATCGGGGAGATCATCGCCCGGCGGCTGGGCGTCCGGCTCTACGACAAGGAGCTGCTGACGCTGGCGGCCAGGCAGAGCGGCCTGTGCGCCGAGTTCTTCGAGAAGGCCGACGAGAAGGAGTCGCGCAGCGTGCTTTCGACCATGATCGGCTACCTGCGCTCGCCCTTCGCGGGCGACTGCGGCGGGGTGACCAGCGTGCTGTCGAACGACGCGCTGTTCAAGATCCAGAGCGACGTGATACGCGATGTGGCCGAGCACGAGTCGTGCATCTTCGTCGGCCGGTGCGCCGATTACATTCTGCGCGAGCACCCGCGGCGGGTCGATGTCTTCATTTCGGCCTCCGAGGCGGATCGCATCCGCCGCATCTGCGCGCGCACGGGCTGCACGGCCGACGAGGCGCGTGCGCAGATGGAGCGCGGCGACGCCCGCAGGGCCGGTTACTACAATTATTACAGCTCGAAGACCTGGGGGGCGGCGGCGACCTACCACCTCTGCATCGACTCCTCGGTCTTCGGCGACGAGGGAACGGCGGATTTCATCCTGGAGTTCGCGTCGCGGAAACTGAACATGAAATTCTGA
- a CDS encoding MATE family efflux transporter — protein sequence MPTTELKSAAMELGTERIRKLLVQYAVPAVVAMTASSLYNMVDSIFIGHGVGPLAISGLALTFPLMNLAAAFGSLVGVGAATLVSMRLGQRDYDTARLVLGNVLVLNLIIGTVFGLLALAFLDPILYFFGASDATIGYAREYMSVILAGNVVTHMYLGLNAVLRASGNPRKAMYATINTVLINTALNPLFIYGFGWGIRGSAIATVIAQVVSLVWQFRILSDRRELMHFQPGIYRLRRRLVRDMLAIGMSPFLMNLTACFIVILINKGLKTYGGDLMIGAYGIVNRLAFIFVMIVMGINQGMQPIAGYNFGAQQYDRVLKVLRLTIVCAVCVTSSGFVVGEFMPHLAVSLFTTDEELVRLAADGMRIVFLCFPIIGFQMVATNFFQSIGMAGKAIFMSLSRQLVFLLPGLLFLPRVFEAHTDWGGGWGVWCAMPLSDLLATVVAFFMLTYQLRKFRAAIAARSANE from the coding sequence ATGCCGACAACAGAACTCAAATCGGCGGCGATGGAGCTCGGGACCGAGCGTATCCGGAAGCTGCTCGTGCAATACGCCGTGCCGGCGGTGGTCGCCATGACCGCCTCGTCGCTCTACAACATGGTGGACAGCATCTTCATCGGTCACGGCGTGGGACCTCTGGCCATCTCGGGACTGGCGCTGACTTTCCCGCTGATGAACCTCGCCGCGGCCTTCGGGTCGCTCGTGGGCGTGGGCGCCGCGACGCTCGTGTCGATGCGTCTGGGACAGCGCGACTACGACACGGCCCGCCTGGTGCTGGGCAACGTGCTGGTGCTCAATCTGATTATCGGAACCGTCTTCGGCCTGCTCGCGCTGGCGTTCCTCGACCCGATACTCTACTTCTTCGGCGCGAGCGATGCCACGATCGGCTACGCCCGCGAATACATGTCGGTGATCCTCGCGGGCAATGTCGTGACGCACATGTATCTGGGGCTGAACGCCGTGCTGCGCGCCTCGGGCAATCCCCGCAAGGCGATGTACGCCACGATCAACACGGTGCTCATCAACACCGCGCTCAACCCGCTGTTCATCTACGGCTTCGGCTGGGGCATCCGCGGCTCGGCCATCGCCACGGTGATCGCGCAGGTCGTGTCGCTCGTCTGGCAGTTCCGCATCCTGTCGGACCGCCGCGAGCTGATGCACTTCCAGCCGGGCATCTACCGGCTGCGCCGGCGGCTCGTCCGCGACATGCTGGCTATCGGCATGTCGCCCTTTCTGATGAACCTCACGGCGTGTTTCATCGTCATCCTGATCAACAAGGGGCTGAAGACCTACGGCGGCGATCTGATGATCGGCGCCTACGGCATCGTGAACCGCCTGGCGTTCATCTTCGTCATGATCGTCATGGGCATCAACCAGGGCATGCAGCCCATCGCCGGGTACAATTTCGGCGCGCAGCAGTACGACCGCGTGCTCAAGGTGCTGCGGCTGACGATCGTATGCGCCGTGTGCGTCACCTCCTCGGGCTTCGTCGTCGGGGAGTTCATGCCCCATCTGGCCGTGTCGCTCTTCACGACCGACGAGGAGCTGGTGCGGCTGGCCGCGGACGGCATGCGCATCGTCTTCCTCTGCTTCCCGATCATCGGGTTCCAGATGGTGGCGACGAACTTTTTCCAGAGTATCGGCATGGCCGGCAAGGCGATCTTCATGTCGCTGTCGCGCCAGCTGGTCTTCCTGCTGCCGGGCCTGCTGTTCCTGCCCCGCGTCTTCGAGGCCCATACCGATTGGGGCGGCGGCTGGGGCGTGTGGTGCGCCATGCCCCTGTCGGACCTGCTGGCTACGGTGGTGGCCTTCTTCATGCTGACGTATCAACTGCGGAAATTCCGGGCCGCGATCGCGGCCCGCTCCGCCAACGAATAA